One stretch of Miscanthus floridulus cultivar M001 chromosome 18, ASM1932011v1, whole genome shotgun sequence DNA includes these proteins:
- the LOC136524316 gene encoding uncharacterized mitochondrial protein AtMg00810-like: protein MGDLGALSYYLSIEVKRGKEELTLGQSAYASKLLEKSGMTECKPCETPMEEKLKLMKASTTAKVDATLYRRIVGGLRYLVHTRPDIMFTVGYVSHFMEDPREDHWAMVKRLLCYFKGTVDHGIIFPRTSGSRLQFTVVSDVDMVGDIDGRRSTSNMLVFFGSAPIS from the coding sequence atgggtgatctcggcgcactctcctactaccttagCATCGAGGTGAaacgggggaaggaggaactcacgctcggtcagagcgcgtatgcctccaagctattgGAAAAGAGCGGCAtgactgagtgcaagccatgcgagactccgatggaggagaagctgaagctgatgaaggccagcaccacggcgaaggtggatgcgacACTCTACCGAAGAATCGTcggtggtctacgctacctagtccacacaaggCCAGACATTATGttcaccgtgggctacgtcagtcacttcatggaggatcccagagaggatcactgggctatggtgaagcggctactgtgcTACTTCAAGGGAACagtggatcatgggatcatcttcccaaggACTAGCGGGAGTAGGCTGCAGTTCACTGTGGTCAGCGATGTagacatggtgggggacatcgacgggcgacggagcacctctaACATGCTCGTCTTCttcgggtcggccccaatttcataG
- the LOC136524317 gene encoding BTB/POZ domain-containing protein At5g66560-like — translation MTEEHAEDNLVARAEAYLNQTMLWHPGDATKALKSCEELLPLTEDLGIVSHCVDAIASRSLATIASCSSAASRSWFDDLAMLDLRMYKQVTAAMAVCNNVRAEARESCLVSYARGTISGLSRSMRRRLTSTPVSSEVEQKELLEVVVASLPMHKCSGHVVTAKFLFALLRTALILRTSDVARMALERKAAMQLHQAMLEDVLILNYSSTTEMLYDMDCVQRIIRYFLIEEEP, via the coding sequence ATGACAGAGGAGCACGCCGAGGACAACCTCGTGGCGCGCGCAGAGGCCTACCTGAACCAGACCATGCTGTGGCACCCCGGTGATGCCACCAAGGCGCTAAAGTCTTGCGAGGAGCTGCTGCCGCTCACCGAGGACCTCGGCATTGTGTCCCACTGCGTGGACGCCATCGCCTCACGCTCGTTGGCCACCATCGCCTCATGCTCATCGGCCGCGTCACGGTCCTGGTTCGACGACCTAGCCATGCTCGACCTACGCATGTACAAGCAGGTGACGGCGGCCATGGCTGTGTGCAACAACGTTAGGGCAGAGGCCAGGGAGAGCTGCCTGGTGTCCTACGCCAGGGGCACCATCTCAGGGTTGTCGAGGTCCATGCGGCGGCGCCTCACGTCCACGCCGGTGTCCTCGGAGGTGGAGCAGAAGGAGCTCCTCGAGGTGGTGGTTGCCAGCCTCCCCATGCACAAGTGCTCAGGGCACGTGGTCACCGCCAAGTTTCTATTTGCGTTGCTGCGCACAGCGCTCATCTTGCGCACGTCGGATGTGGCGCGCATGGCGCTGGAGCGAAAGGCCGCCATGCAGCTACATCAGGCCATGCTAGAGGATGTGCTCATATTGAACTACTCCAGCACCACAGAGATGCTCTACGACATGGACTGTGTCCAGCGGATCATTAGGTATTTCCTCATAGAGGAGGAGCCTTGA